A genomic stretch from Brockia lithotrophica includes:
- the ccpA gene encoding catabolite control protein A produces the protein MPVTIYDVAKRAGVSMATVSRVINGSPNVRPATRKKVLKVIEELGYRPNAVARGLASRRTTTIGVILPDISSVFFAELARGIEDIANMYDYDILISSSDANREKELSLIGSMLERQVEGILFLGGHLDDAHRRLFKTANVPVVLVATEDPEREFASVRIDLRRAAYDAVSFLLDRGHERVAFLTDPLHAPMARARYAGYVEALAERGRRVEEHLVVETHPYYERALKAMATLLALPEEKRPTAIFAASDELAIAAVHAVQDAGLSVPDDVEVVGFDNTRIAQMVRPMLTSVVQPMYDLGAVAMRLLTKFIRQEPVESRDVVLPHRIEFRASTRPRVGAP, from the coding sequence ATGCCCGTAACAATTTACGACGTGGCGAAGCGCGCGGGCGTTTCCATGGCCACGGTATCCCGCGTGATCAACGGAAGCCCCAACGTACGCCCCGCCACGCGGAAAAAGGTCCTCAAGGTCATCGAGGAACTCGGATACCGCCCCAACGCCGTCGCCCGCGGGCTCGCAAGCCGCAGGACGACGACGATCGGGGTGATTTTGCCCGATATCTCGAGCGTCTTCTTTGCCGAGCTCGCCCGCGGCATCGAAGACATCGCCAACATGTACGACTACGACATCCTCATCTCCAGCTCGGATGCCAACCGGGAAAAGGAGCTCTCGCTCATCGGGAGCATGCTCGAGCGGCAGGTGGAGGGGATCCTCTTCCTCGGCGGCCATTTGGACGACGCCCACCGCCGCCTGTTTAAGACCGCCAACGTCCCGGTCGTCCTCGTGGCCACGGAGGATCCGGAACGGGAGTTCGCCTCCGTGCGCATCGACCTGCGCCGTGCCGCCTACGATGCCGTGAGCTTTCTCCTCGACCGCGGGCACGAGCGCGTCGCCTTCCTCACGGATCCCCTTCACGCCCCCATGGCGCGCGCTCGCTACGCCGGGTACGTGGAGGCGTTGGCGGAACGGGGTCGGCGCGTCGAAGAGCACCTCGTCGTGGAGACGCACCCGTACTACGAGCGCGCCCTCAAGGCGATGGCCACCCTCCTCGCCCTGCCGGAGGAAAAGCGGCCCACGGCGATCTTTGCCGCGAGCGACGAGCTTGCCATCGCCGCCGTGCACGCTGTGCAGGACGCCGGGCTTTCCGTGCCCGACGACGTGGAGGTCGTCGGCTTCGACAACACGCGCATCGCCCAGATGGTCCGCCCGATGCTCACCTCCGTCGTGCAACCCATGTACGACCTAGGAGCCGTCGCCATGCGGCTTCTCACGAA
- a CDS encoding bifunctional 3-deoxy-7-phosphoheptulonate synthase/chorismate mutase, whose amino-acid sequence MGTERVGELASRETEEQTAERTLQALRKELDEINAEILRWLSRRAEVVLEIGRLKLRQGINRFDPVREKEMLDRLAAMNPGPFDDTTIRHIFKTIFAASLQLQKKEEEASLLVSRKRHPEDTVVEVGPVRIGAGVPAVVAGPCSVESYEQTRAVAEALREEGLTLLRGGAFKPRTSPYDFQGLGFDGLKILREVADEFGLKVVSEILAPEDLEMALPYIDVVQIGARNMQNFALLKAAGHIDRPVLLKRGLSATIEEFKYAAEYILAHGNPNVILCERGIRTFERATRNTLDISAVPILKAETHLPVCVDVTHAAGRRDILLPLAKAALAAGADALMIEVHPQPEVALSDAQQQVNIPEFRAWLGEIRRMFGAVV is encoded by the coding sequence ATGGGGACCGAGAGGGTGGGGGAGTTGGCTTCTCGCGAAACCGAAGAGCAGACCGCGGAGCGCACCCTTCAGGCGTTGCGCAAGGAACTCGACGAGATCAACGCAGAGATCCTCCGCTGGCTCAGCCGCCGCGCGGAGGTGGTACTCGAGATCGGCCGTCTCAAGCTTCGACAGGGGATCAACCGCTTCGACCCCGTGCGCGAAAAGGAGATGCTCGACCGCCTCGCGGCGATGAACCCCGGTCCTTTCGATGATACCACGATTCGCCACATCTTCAAGACGATCTTCGCCGCCTCGCTTCAACTGCAAAAGAAAGAAGAAGAAGCCTCGCTCCTCGTGAGCCGGAAGCGGCACCCCGAAGATACGGTCGTCGAGGTGGGTCCCGTACGCATCGGCGCCGGCGTGCCGGCGGTAGTCGCCGGTCCCTGTTCCGTGGAGTCCTACGAGCAGACGCGGGCGGTGGCCGAAGCGCTCCGGGAGGAGGGGCTTACGCTCCTTCGGGGTGGGGCGTTTAAACCGCGCACCTCGCCCTACGACTTCCAAGGGCTCGGCTTCGACGGGTTGAAGATCCTCCGCGAGGTGGCCGACGAATTCGGCCTCAAGGTCGTAAGCGAGATCCTCGCGCCGGAAGACCTCGAGATGGCCCTTCCCTACATCGACGTCGTCCAGATCGGGGCGCGCAACATGCAGAACTTCGCCCTGCTCAAGGCGGCGGGACACATCGACCGTCCGGTGCTCCTCAAGCGGGGGCTTTCCGCGACGATCGAGGAGTTCAAGTACGCCGCGGAGTACATCCTCGCCCACGGGAACCCGAACGTGATCCTCTGCGAGCGCGGAATCCGCACCTTTGAACGGGCGACGCGCAACACGTTGGACATTTCCGCCGTTCCGATTCTCAAGGCGGAAACGCACTTGCCCGTGTGCGTGGACGTCACCCACGCCGCGGGAAGGCGGGACATCCTCCTCCCCTTGGCCAAGGCGGCCCTCGCCGCGGGGGCCGACGCCCTCATGATCGAAGTCCACCCGCAGCCGGAGGTCGCTTTGTCCGATGCCCAGCAGCAGGTGAACATCCCCGAATTCCGTGCGTGGCTCGGGGAGATCCGCCGGATGTTCGGCGCCGTCGTGTAG
- a CDS encoding cell division FtsA domain-containing protein, with amino-acid sequence MRFALDIGTQNVVGVLLDEVKRDGGGGTRTFRPIAWAEAAHVHGAMRDGQVLDAVRAAETVRRVADALLASANVPHLPPVRLAAAGRALTTVRGYAREANGIRRRFTEEDASRLIWGALEHARREAPKGATLVGYEVVRFLLDDEEYPSLTGQSGFVAEGEVLATFLPRAVLDGLLATVERAGLEPHSITLEPLAALHAVVPPELRHLDLALVDMGAGTSDVAIVRGGKIVAYRMLPLAGDELTEALARELFAGIDEAERVKREAYGNVGTDEFLSFEDALGRVRNIRAAEVRELLRPTLSRIADALAELLAPEDVRPQGIFLVGGTSHIPDWPRMLADRLGLPEERIVRRDARGIRRLALSADDPAGPETVTPYAIGVAEEEAILRATGVWVNDRPTIVLGFRTPTVADALLAAGVGPRDAYGPPGAGISVRVNGELRTFPGELGEPPILERGGERVTPDTPIAAGDRISVRRGAPGRPRRLAVRDLLHAQDYVPLIVNGAFRLFPPLVFRRGERLSPEDALHDGDEVLVRPLTTVGDLLESLGAPEPWWEEHTAVVDGRSVRWVRRAVRVWEESPEGRRELPPHSALGRGMRLFLSPVPLVHPPLGELLVPGEGEVPTTLVYVQGRPVRLPRLRRVWRTPDGRTFTRETPVEPGVSLVRVEEPLPEPTVGTALSAALAELPRPPAGFRLRLEKNGLPAAPEDPVREGDRIDLRLERRERGDEGNRTP; translated from the coding sequence ATGCGCTTCGCGCTCGACATCGGAACGCAAAACGTCGTCGGCGTGCTTCTCGATGAGGTCAAACGAGACGGGGGAGGCGGAACCCGCACGTTCCGACCGATCGCCTGGGCGGAAGCCGCGCACGTCCACGGGGCGATGCGCGACGGACAAGTCCTCGACGCGGTGCGCGCCGCCGAGACCGTACGCCGCGTCGCCGACGCCCTCTTGGCTTCGGCAAACGTTCCCCACCTCCCGCCCGTCCGCCTGGCGGCGGCGGGACGGGCGCTCACCACCGTCCGCGGGTACGCCCGGGAAGCGAACGGCATCCGTCGTCGTTTCACCGAAGAAGACGCCTCGCGGCTGATCTGGGGGGCGCTGGAGCACGCCCGGCGCGAGGCGCCAAAAGGCGCGACCCTCGTAGGCTACGAGGTCGTGCGGTTCCTCCTCGACGACGAGGAATACCCCTCCCTCACGGGACAAAGCGGCTTCGTCGCGGAGGGAGAGGTCCTCGCTACCTTCCTCCCGCGGGCGGTCCTCGACGGACTTTTGGCGACCGTAGAGCGTGCAGGCCTCGAACCCCACTCGATCACCCTCGAACCCCTCGCCGCCCTGCACGCCGTCGTCCCTCCCGAACTCCGCCACCTCGACCTCGCCCTCGTAGACATGGGGGCAGGAACGAGCGACGTGGCGATCGTCCGCGGAGGGAAGATCGTCGCCTACCGCATGCTTCCTCTCGCAGGGGACGAGCTCACAGAAGCCCTGGCGCGCGAACTCTTTGCGGGAATCGACGAAGCAGAACGCGTAAAACGGGAAGCCTACGGGAATGTCGGAACGGATGAGTTCCTCTCCTTCGAAGACGCCCTGGGGCGGGTGCGGAATATCCGCGCCGCGGAGGTTCGCGAGCTCCTCCGACCCACCCTCTCCCGAATCGCAGACGCCCTCGCCGAGCTCCTCGCGCCGGAAGACGTGCGCCCCCAGGGGATCTTTCTCGTGGGCGGTACCTCGCACATCCCCGACTGGCCTCGCATGCTCGCGGACCGCCTCGGCCTTCCCGAGGAACGGATCGTCCGCCGGGACGCGCGGGGGATTCGCCGCCTCGCCCTCTCCGCGGACGACCCCGCGGGCCCGGAAACGGTCACCCCGTACGCCATCGGCGTCGCGGAAGAAGAAGCGATCCTTCGGGCGACGGGTGTGTGGGTGAACGACCGGCCGACCATCGTCCTTGGCTTTCGCACCCCCACCGTCGCCGACGCGCTCCTCGCCGCGGGAGTCGGGCCGCGAGACGCCTACGGCCCTCCCGGTGCCGGCATAAGCGTGCGCGTGAACGGCGAACTCCGCACTTTCCCTGGCGAATTGGGAGAACCGCCAATCCTCGAACGAGGAGGGGAACGCGTCACGCCGGACACTCCCATCGCCGCGGGCGACCGAATTTCCGTGCGCCGCGGAGCGCCCGGGCGTCCCAGGCGGCTCGCCGTACGGGACCTCCTCCACGCCCAGGACTACGTACCCCTCATCGTAAACGGGGCCTTCCGGCTCTTCCCCCCACTCGTATTCCGCCGGGGGGAGCGCCTTTCCCCCGAGGATGCCCTTCACGACGGAGACGAGGTTCTCGTCCGGCCCTTGACCACCGTCGGAGACCTCCTCGAGTCCCTCGGGGCACCCGAACCGTGGTGGGAGGAACACACGGCCGTGGTGGACGGCCGCTCCGTCCGCTGGGTTCGCCGGGCGGTGCGCGTGTGGGAAGAAAGCCCCGAAGGGCGGCGTGAGCTCCCTCCCCACTCCGCCCTCGGGCGCGGGATGCGGCTCTTCCTCTCCCCCGTCCCGCTCGTTCACCCCCCGCTCGGGGAACTCCTCGTACCCGGCGAGGGCGAGGTGCCTACGACGCTCGTGTACGTACAAGGGCGGCCGGTTCGCCTCCCTCGCCTGCGTAGGGTTTGGCGCACCCCCGACGGGCGCACCTTTACCCGCGAAACGCCCGTGGAACCGGGCGTGAGCCTCGTGCGGGTGGAGGAGCCGCTCCCGGAACCCACGGTGGGAACGGCGCTTTCCGCCGCCCTTGCGGAACTTCCCCGACCGCCGGCGGGATTTCGCCTCCGCCTCGAAAAAAACGGCCTTCCGGCTGCACCGGAAGACCCCGTACGCGAAGGAGACCGCATCGACCTTCGCCTCGAACGACGCGAACGCGGGGACGAAGGAAATCGTACCCCGTGA
- a CDS encoding bis-aminopropyl spermidine synthase family protein produces MDPLSQLAARAQERGGVRLYRKNVEKALTALRSTEDFWSFVDRADLPVPAAAAIVEVLREDGYLAVEEDRLRWTPAGLTWLETQNVPPYTSHLCPACEGRGIPFTADKDLYREFLRVSAGRPPAIQDFDQGSVTPETTVSRVLFLEQNGDLWGKDILVLGAEDDLTGLAIALTRKARRVLVLDIDARLVEFDNRAFRELGIDNAEARVFDLRNPLPDELLGAFDVFVSDPPETLASFRAFIGRGIAALREEGAVGYFGLTLRDASVYKWREFQRLLTGEFGVVITDILQNFNHYMNWDYHPYTRAAQIAPVAAPPRDIWYRSAWYRIEVLPGFVRWNEPIDDDVFYLDEEGTTT; encoded by the coding sequence GTGGATCCCCTGTCGCAACTTGCAGCGCGCGCCCAGGAACGGGGAGGCGTTCGCCTCTACCGCAAAAACGTGGAAAAGGCCCTCACCGCCCTTAGGAGCACGGAGGACTTTTGGTCGTTCGTCGACCGCGCGGATCTCCCGGTGCCGGCGGCGGCGGCAATCGTCGAAGTCCTCCGGGAAGACGGGTACCTCGCCGTCGAGGAAGACCGCCTCCGATGGACTCCGGCAGGGCTCACCTGGCTCGAAACGCAAAACGTCCCCCCCTACACCTCCCACCTGTGCCCCGCGTGCGAAGGCCGGGGAATCCCGTTTACCGCGGATAAGGACCTCTACCGCGAATTTCTCCGCGTAAGCGCAGGCCGACCGCCGGCCATTCAGGACTTCGACCAGGGATCGGTGACCCCGGAGACGACCGTATCGCGCGTCCTCTTCCTCGAACAAAACGGCGACCTTTGGGGCAAAGACATCCTCGTCCTCGGGGCGGAGGACGACCTCACGGGGCTCGCCATCGCGCTCACGCGCAAGGCGCGCCGCGTACTCGTCCTCGACATCGACGCCCGGCTCGTCGAGTTCGACAACCGCGCCTTCCGCGAACTCGGGATCGACAACGCGGAAGCGCGGGTCTTCGACCTGAGGAACCCCTTGCCCGATGAGCTCCTCGGCGCCTTCGACGTCTTCGTCTCCGACCCCCCGGAAACCCTCGCCTCCTTCCGCGCCTTCATCGGCAGGGGGATTGCTGCCCTGCGGGAGGAGGGGGCCGTGGGGTACTTCGGACTCACGTTGCGCGACGCCTCCGTGTACAAGTGGCGGGAATTCCAGCGCCTCCTCACCGGGGAATTCGGAGTGGTGATCACGGACATCCTCCAGAACTTCAACCACTACATGAACTGGGACTACCACCCGTACACGCGGGCGGCGCAGATCGCCCCCGTCGCCGCTCCCCCGCGCGACATTTGGTACCGCTCGGCCTGGTACCGCATCGAAGTGCTCCCGGGATTCGTCCGCTGGAACGAACCGATCGACGACGACGTGTTTTACCTCGACGAGGAAGGAACGACCACTTAG
- a CDS encoding slipin family protein gives MAELFVSMFFLVLVFAVIFLLMGLRIVSEYERLVVFRLGRYVGERGPGIVYIIPFLERAVPIDTRVITIEVPTQETLTRDNIPIKVNAVVYYRIINPGRAVVMVMNPHHATFQLAQTTLRSVVGQSDLDELLAHREAVNSRLREIIDEGTEPWGVKVSTVEIRDIELPAGMQRAIAAQAEAERERRAKIILADGEFQAANRLVDAARLISQDPNAIILRYLQTLREIASERSTVIVFPINLEAAFQGILGSMRPAPSPPSAPAEGEPPIRPE, from the coding sequence GTGGCGGAACTCTTCGTCTCCATGTTTTTTCTCGTACTCGTTTTCGCCGTCATCTTTCTCCTCATGGGTCTTCGCATCGTGTCGGAGTACGAACGCCTCGTCGTCTTTCGCCTGGGGCGCTACGTGGGCGAACGCGGCCCGGGGATCGTATACATCATCCCCTTCCTCGAACGGGCGGTGCCGATCGATACGCGCGTGATCACGATCGAGGTTCCCACGCAGGAGACGCTCACCCGCGACAACATCCCGATTAAGGTGAACGCCGTGGTCTACTACCGAATCATCAACCCCGGTCGGGCGGTCGTGATGGTCATGAATCCGCACCACGCCACGTTCCAACTCGCCCAGACGACCCTCCGGAGCGTCGTAGGGCAGTCGGACCTCGACGAACTCCTCGCCCACCGCGAGGCGGTGAACTCGCGGCTTCGGGAGATCATCGACGAGGGGACGGAGCCTTGGGGGGTCAAGGTGAGCACGGTGGAGATCCGCGACATCGAGCTCCCCGCCGGGATGCAGCGGGCGATCGCCGCCCAAGCAGAGGCAGAACGCGAACGCCGCGCCAAGATCATCCTCGCAGACGGGGAATTCCAGGCGGCCAACCGTCTCGTAGACGCCGCTCGCCTCATCTCCCAAGATCCGAACGCGATCATCTTGAGGTATCTGCAAACCTTGCGGGAGATCGCTTCCGAGCGCAGTACGGTGATCGTCTTCCCGATCAACCTCGAAGCGGCGTTTCAGGGGATCCTGGGTTCTATGCGCCCCGCACCTTCTCCGCCTTCGGCGCCGGCGGAAGGAGAGCCCCCGATTCGACCGGAGTGA
- a CDS encoding NfeD family protein, with translation MRPKRREGKAVRALWAQRGVRRAAVLVFLFVVWLAAFAPSVGATSSPTPGGPSDAPSYVLLQVRSPIVPPVADYVRRGIEVAQRDGVAFVLLELSTPGGLMTSAQEIVEAILESPVPVVVYVTPPGTYAASAGAFITMSAHVAAMAPGTRIGAAHPVTVGGEGGDEVMLGKITEDAAAWMRSIAALRERNVEAAEKAVTESRSYTAEEARELHLVDLVAANRESLLVELDGRHVVTAAGPAVLHTRHAVPRELGLSFAEQILLALSNPDIAYLLMSLGMLGLLVELYHPGAIFPGVLGGLSLILGLYGLGTLEARWSALALVLLGLLFFALELFVPSHGLLATGGVLAFGLGSLFLFAPGIPSSPRPGPGIVFGTILAFAAVAALLVTAAVRGARRRVVTGREGLIGREAVVTSDLDPIGEVFLEGEHWRAISDRPARKGEVVHVVSVEGLTLRVTAEGKGTSQGAHSETAEGPNGTVSEVPRA, from the coding sequence ATGCGTCCGAAACGGAGGGAAGGGAAGGCCGTGCGTGCGCTTTGGGCGCAAAGGGGCGTGCGGCGTGCGGCCGTGCTCGTCTTTCTCTTCGTGGTCTGGCTTGCGGCGTTCGCTCCATCCGTAGGGGCTACCTCTTCGCCGACGCCGGGCGGCCCGTCCGATGCGCCGTCTTACGTCCTCCTTCAGGTTCGTTCCCCCATCGTCCCTCCGGTTGCCGACTACGTGCGCCGCGGAATCGAGGTCGCCCAACGGGACGGCGTGGCCTTCGTCCTCCTCGAACTTTCGACTCCAGGCGGGCTCATGACGAGCGCCCAGGAGATCGTCGAGGCGATTCTCGAAAGCCCCGTACCCGTGGTCGTCTACGTGACGCCTCCTGGGACGTACGCCGCTTCGGCAGGCGCGTTCATCACCATGTCGGCCCACGTAGCCGCCATGGCGCCTGGTACGCGCATCGGCGCCGCCCATCCCGTCACCGTCGGCGGGGAAGGGGGGGACGAGGTCATGCTGGGCAAGATCACGGAAGACGCCGCGGCCTGGATGCGGAGCATCGCCGCCTTGCGGGAGCGCAACGTGGAGGCGGCGGAGAAAGCCGTGACGGAAAGCCGATCCTACACGGCGGAAGAGGCGCGCGAACTCCACCTCGTAGACCTCGTCGCGGCAAATCGCGAAAGCCTCCTTGTGGAGCTCGACGGTCGGCACGTCGTGACGGCCGCGGGCCCCGCGGTCCTGCACACGCGCCATGCCGTACCCCGGGAACTCGGCCTTTCCTTCGCCGAACAGATCCTTCTCGCCCTCTCCAACCCGGACATCGCCTATCTCCTCATGAGCTTGGGAATGCTCGGCCTCCTCGTAGAACTCTACCATCCGGGCGCGATCTTCCCCGGCGTCCTCGGCGGCCTTTCCCTCATCCTGGGCCTCTACGGTTTAGGGACGTTGGAGGCCCGCTGGAGCGCCCTCGCCCTCGTACTCCTCGGCCTTCTCTTTTTCGCCCTCGAGCTCTTTGTCCCTTCCCACGGGCTCTTGGCTACAGGCGGGGTCTTGGCCTTTGGCCTCGGTTCCCTTTTCCTCTTCGCCCCCGGGATTCCCTCGTCTCCCCGACCGGGCCCGGGGATCGTCTTCGGCACGATCCTCGCCTTTGCGGCGGTTGCGGCGTTGCTCGTGACGGCCGCCGTGCGCGGGGCGCGGCGCCGCGTGGTCACGGGGCGGGAAGGGCTCATCGGCCGCGAAGCTGTCGTGACGAGCGACCTCGACCCCATAGGCGAGGTCTTTCTCGAAGGGGAGCACTGGAGGGCTATATCTGACCGCCCGGCGCGCAAGGGCGAGGTTGTGCACGTGGTGTCTGTCGAAGGGCTTACCTTGCGCGTGACCGCGGAGGGAAAGGGGACGTCCCAGGGGGCTCATTCTGAAACGGCAGAAGGACCGAACGGCACGGTGTCGGAAGTCCCGCGCGCCTAA
- a CDS encoding type I phosphomannose isomerase catalytic subunit, whose product MEAYPLRLEPLLVERPWGGALLTQLFPGAPRRGNGKNPVGEAWVLSDHPSHASRIVGGPLAGRTLREFVRDFPHAAFGACASPGPDGRFPLLVKFIEAAADLSVQVHPDDAYALEHEGDLGKSEAWYFLRTNPAGTVIAGHRFSDRETYFRAVREGRVRDYLLTASVRPKTFLYIPAGTVHALLADTVVVEIQEASDVTYRIYDWDRIDPATGKARELHVEKAADVLRFETAGTVPDVREGDIDTPYFFATRFALPRGERLSLAPAARRCPLVLIGVEGEADVEAEGAPVERELLREGTTVFLPATLGETTVFARKDTEFLLVEPKTPTRGA is encoded by the coding sequence GTGGAAGCGTATCCGCTTCGCCTCGAACCCCTTCTCGTCGAACGCCCGTGGGGCGGGGCTCTGCTCACCCAGCTCTTTCCCGGAGCCCCTCGGCGGGGGAACGGCAAAAACCCCGTAGGCGAGGCGTGGGTCCTCTCCGACCACCCTTCCCACGCGAGCCGCATCGTAGGCGGCCCGCTGGCGGGGCGAACCCTACGGGAATTCGTCCGCGATTTTCCCCACGCCGCCTTCGGCGCCTGTGCGTCGCCCGGACCCGACGGACGCTTTCCGCTTCTCGTGAAGTTCATCGAGGCGGCGGCGGACCTTTCCGTTCAAGTCCACCCGGACGACGCCTACGCCCTCGAGCACGAAGGAGATCTCGGAAAGAGCGAGGCGTGGTACTTCCTCCGCACGAATCCCGCGGGTACCGTGATCGCGGGGCATCGGTTTTCCGACCGCGAGACGTACTTCCGGGCCGTGCGCGAGGGACGCGTACGGGATTACCTCCTCACGGCCAGCGTCCGTCCCAAGACCTTTTTGTACATTCCCGCGGGAACCGTGCACGCCCTTCTCGCGGATACGGTCGTCGTGGAAATCCAAGAAGCGTCGGACGTGACCTACCGCATCTACGACTGGGACCGCATCGACCCCGCGACCGGCAAGGCGCGCGAGCTTCACGTGGAAAAAGCCGCGGACGTCCTCCGCTTCGAGACGGCCGGTACGGTCCCGGACGTCCGCGAGGGAGACATAGACACACCTTACTTCTTCGCCACGCGCTTCGCGCTCCCGCGGGGCGAACGCCTTTCCCTCGCGCCCGCCGCGCGGCGCTGTCCGCTCGTCCTCATAGGTGTGGAAGGCGAGGCGGACGTCGAGGCGGAAGGCGCGCCCGTCGAAAGGGAACTCTTGCGGGAGGGGACGACGGTCTTCCTCCCGGCAACGCTGGGGGAGACGACGGTCTTCGCCCGAAAAGATACGGAATTCCTCCTCGTAGAGCCGAAAACGCCGACGCGCGGAGCGTAA
- a CDS encoding SDR family NAD(P)-dependent oxidoreductase, which yields MPSPSASPSEARRSSFTAATDSSSLAFARNFWRAEPPLSAFSAADLTSLEETRALACAIAETAKPLRRLVLNAGTFYPTRRETPEGFEATFAVNALSPFWLTLELACRSVYPEQILAVASMAHAERPQTDDLDLKRAYDGYRAYALSKLYLIALTFELAERLAPFGVRVNAVHPGVIGTKLLRTYWGIGGAPVDAGAGNLLAVLEQVERQGITGGYFHERLPSRAHAAAYDLRLRKELLAHIERQTGGFPCPLPSPR from the coding sequence GTGCCCTCGCCGAGCGCCTCGCCGTCCGAGGCGAGGCGCTCTTCGTTCACGGCCGCGACCGACTCAAGCTCGCTCGCCTTCGCGAGGAACTTCTGGCGCGCGGAGCCGCCGCTGTCCGCCTTTTCCGCCGCGGATCTCACTTCCCTCGAAGAAACCCGCGCTCTGGCGTGCGCAATCGCAGAAACGGCGAAGCCTCTGCGTCGGCTCGTCCTCAACGCAGGAACGTTCTATCCGACGCGCCGAGAAACGCCGGAAGGGTTCGAAGCGACGTTTGCGGTAAACGCCTTGAGCCCCTTCTGGCTGACCCTCGAGCTTGCGTGCCGCAGCGTCTACCCGGAGCAAATCCTCGCCGTGGCCTCCATGGCCCACGCCGAACGGCCGCAGACGGACGACCTCGACCTCAAGCGCGCCTACGACGGGTATCGGGCGTACGCCCTCTCCAAGCTCTACCTCATCGCCCTCACGTTCGAACTTGCCGAACGCCTTGCGCCCTTCGGTGTACGCGTAAACGCCGTTCATCCCGGAGTGATCGGGACGAAGCTCCTGCGCACGTACTGGGGGATCGGCGGCGCCCCCGTAGACGCGGGGGCGGGAAACCTCCTCGCCGTGCTCGAACAGGTCGAACGCCAGGGAATTACGGGCGGCTACTTTCACGAGCGGCTGCCGTCCCGCGCCCACGCCGCGGCGTACGACCTCCGCTTGCGCAAGGAACTCCTCGCGCACATCGAAAGGCAGACGGGCGGGTTTCCGTGTCCGCTCCCGTCTCCCCGCTGA
- a CDS encoding peroxiredoxin, translating to MTQEAQVQLQGESAPSLPRIGEKAPYFDAVTSHGRKTLDDYKGKWLILFSHPADFTPVCTTEFVALQNLYAELKKRNVELLGLSIDSVYSHIAWVRNIEEKLGVKIEFPIIADLDMKVAKAYGMIMPAQSSTSAVRALFVIDPDQIVRLILYYPMEVGRNMDEILRVVDALQVATKHGVALPANWRPGDKVIVPPPQTQQDAEKRVKEPGLEIVDWYLSKKPLA from the coding sequence ATGACACAGGAGGCACAGGTACAGCTCCAAGGGGAATCGGCTCCCTCGCTTCCGCGGATTGGCGAAAAGGCTCCCTATTTCGACGCCGTGACCTCGCACGGCCGGAAGACCCTCGACGACTACAAGGGGAAGTGGCTCATCCTCTTCTCTCACCCGGCGGACTTCACGCCCGTGTGCACGACGGAGTTCGTGGCACTCCAAAACCTCTACGCCGAGCTCAAGAAGCGGAACGTCGAGCTTCTTGGCCTCAGCATCGACAGCGTCTACTCGCACATCGCCTGGGTGCGGAACATCGAAGAAAAGCTCGGCGTCAAGATCGAGTTCCCGATCATCGCCGACCTCGACATGAAGGTCGCCAAGGCGTACGGGATGATCATGCCCGCCCAGTCCTCGACGAGCGCCGTACGCGCCCTCTTCGTCATCGACCCCGACCAAATCGTGCGCCTCATCCTCTACTACCCGATGGAAGTCGGGCGCAACATGGACGAGATCCTTCGCGTCGTCGACGCCCTGCAGGTGGCGACGAAGCACGGCGTGGCGCTTCCGGCAAACTGGCGTCCCGGGGACAAGGTCATCGTACCCCCACCCCAGACGCAGCAGGATGCGGAAAAGCGCGTGAAGGAGCCCGGTCTCGAGATCGTCGACTGGTACCTCTCGAAGAAGCCCCTCGCCTGA